One Cherax quadricarinatus isolate ZL_2023a chromosome 17, ASM3850222v1, whole genome shotgun sequence genomic window carries:
- the LOC138852822 gene encoding protein FAM200C-like produces the protein MSKKRTYTDAFLRHGFVNLTSGGEDRPQCVACHKVLTNESLKPSKLSAHLQKCHPNLQNKDQAYFQRQAVALKNIQFGSSGIQAQKLQAAVEASYCVAYKIAEQQKCHTIAENLIMPCAYEMVSKVCGEDQAKKLSVISLSNNTIRRRVDDMASDILSQVTTEIKESSYGKFSLQFDESCDVASCAVLLGFVRYVHQDKIKEEFLLCEDLLTTTKGEDVFNIINSFFTKNGLDWNSVQQVSVDGAPSMMGGHRGLRGLIQAINPEISVDHCIIHRYSLGSKSLPGNLKLVFEDVLKIVNFIKSRDVNSRIFKELCKEMGEQYQVLLYHTDVRWLSRGKVVRRVIELRKAVQEFLEQKGSPFATKFTDKEWLARLCYLADIFAELNSGNLQLQGRNTTVIDAHHTVTAFLGKLRLWIRRLEKGVIAQFPTLDQFVEENSHDTGSLLQTINKEMSDHLKGLETSMHHYFPESDQETATLQWIIHPFSVPDDAIHDDDFPAKEEWITMRANEALKIEFQNQNADSFWISRLPDSPTLSKRALKLLVSFSTMYLCEKGFSTVLGMKTNKRTRLNVANDARLALSTTKPRIPKLASSMQLHPSH, from the exons ATGTCCAAAAAGCGCACCTACACTGACGCCTTTCTTCGCCATGGCTTTGTGAATTTAACTTCTGGTGGAGAGGATCGGCCACAATGTGTGGCATGTCACAAAGTGTTGACAAATGAAAGCCTCAAGCCATCAAAACTCTCAGCTCACCTCCAGAAGTGCCATCCAAATCTTCAAAATAAGGATCAGGCTTATTTTCAGCGCCAGGCTGTAGCACTGAAGAATATCCAGTTCGGCTCATCTGGAATTCAAGCCCAAAAGCTTCAAGCTGCGGTCGAAGCATCCTACTGTGTTGCATATAAAATTGCCGAACAACAGAAATGCCACACCATTGCAGAGAATCTGATTATGCCTTGTGCATACGAGATGGTAAGCAAGGTATGTGGGGAGGATCAAGCGAAGAAACTGAGTGTCATATCTCTATCAAACAACACCATCCGCCGACGAGTCGATGACATGGCATCAGATATCCTGTCCCAAGTTACAACAGAGATCAAGGAAAGCTCATATGGCAAATTCTCCTTGCAATTTGATGAATCGTGTGACGTAGCCAGTTGTGCTGTTCTCCTTGGGTTCGTCCGTTACGTCCACCAGGACAAGATCAAAGAAGAGTTCCTATTATGCGAGGATCTGCTGACAACCACAAAGGGAGAAGATGTCTTCAATATCATCAACAGTTTCTTTACCAAGAATGGATTGGATTGGAACAGCGTTCAACAG GTCTCCGTCGATGGAGCACCGTCGATGATGGGTGGTCATCGTGGATTACGGGGCCTCATACAAGCTATCAATCCAGAAATTTCTGTAGATCACTGCATCATTCATCGGTACTCTCTTGGATCGAAAAGCCTGCCTGGTAATCTGAAGTTAGTGTTTGAAGATGTGTTGAAAATCGTCAACTTCATCAAGTCCAGAGATGTGAATTCGCGCATATTCAAGGAGCTGTGCAAGGAAATGGGAGAGCAGTATCAAGTTCTGCTCTACCACACCGATGTTCGCTGGTTGTCACGAGGCAAGGTTGTACGTCGAGTCATTGAGCTCCGAAAAGCTGTTCAGGAATTCCTGGAACAAAAAGGATCTCCTTTTGCTACCAAGTTCACCGATAAGGAGTGGCTTGCTCGACTTTGTTACTTGGCTGACATATTTGCGGAGCTGAACAGTGGTAATCTGCAACTCCAGGGCCGAAACACGACTGTCATTGATGCCCATCACACCGTGACTGCATTTCTGGGGAAACTGAGACTCTGGATTCGGCGCTTGGAGAAAGGAGTGATCGCCCAGTTTCCCACCCTAGACCAGTTTGTTGAGGAGAATAGTCATGATACTGGATCACTTCTACAGAccatcaacaaagaaatgagcgaccatttgaaggggcttgaaacaagcatgcatcactactttccagagagtgaccaagaaacagccactcttcagtggatcattcatcccttctctgtacctgatgatgccattcatgatgatgatttccctgcaaaggaggagtggatcacaatgcgagccaatgaagccttgaaaatcgaattccaaaaccaaaatgcagattccttttggatttcacgactacctgactcgccaactctgtccaagagagccttgaagttgttggtatcattctcaacaatgtatctgtgcgagaagggcttctcaactgtgctgggtatgaaaacaaacaagaggactcgcttgaatgttgcaaacgatgccaggctggcactttcaaccacgaagccaagaattcctaaactagcttcaagtatgcaactccatccatcccactga